The Deinococcus wulumuqiensis R12 genome has a window encoding:
- the mnmD gene encoding tRNA (5-methylaminomethyl-2-thiouridine)(34)-methyltransferase MnmD has product MTAPSPDSDSPVLLTPDGSRTAHNARFGEAYGSRHGARAQAHHVFLEGSGTDTHPAPRVLEIGFGLGVNFRATLANAAARGVLLHYHAYEFDPAPADLLREVAAGGEGADHPLWARVLGGWGRPEGLNEAAGGARLRVDFCDVTTAEGTEAGLPQGWATALYLDGFSPTRNPEVWTPDFVARLAGALAPGGVLSTYSAAGHVRRSLQAAGLHVERRPGAPGKRECLRAVKPA; this is encoded by the coding sequence ATGACCGCCCCCAGCCCCGATTCCGACTCCCCGGTCCTGCTCACCCCCGACGGCTCGCGCACCGCCCACAATGCCCGCTTCGGGGAGGCGTACGGGTCGCGGCACGGGGCGCGGGCGCAGGCGCACCACGTGTTTCTGGAGGGCAGCGGCACGGACACGCATCCGGCCCCCCGCGTGCTGGAAATCGGCTTCGGGCTGGGCGTCAATTTCCGGGCGACGCTGGCGAATGCGGCGGCGCGGGGCGTTTTGCTCCACTACCACGCCTACGAGTTCGACCCCGCCCCCGCCGACCTGCTGCGCGAGGTGGCCGCCGGGGGCGAAGGGGCCGACCACCCCCTCTGGGCGCGGGTGCTGGGGGGCTGGGGGCGCCCTGAAGGGCTGAACGAGGCGGCAGGCGGGGCGCGGCTGCGGGTGGACTTCTGCGACGTGACCACGGCGGAGGGAACAGAGGCCGGGTTGCCGCAGGGGTGGGCCACCGCGCTGTATCTGGACGGCTTTTCGCCCACGCGCAACCCGGAAGTCTGGACGCCCGACTTCGTGGCGCGGCTGGCGGGGGCGCTGGCACCGGGCGGGGTGCTGAGCACCTACTCGGCAGCGGGGCACGTTCGCCGCAGCCTGCAAGCGGCGGGCCTGCACGTGGAGCGGCGGCCCGGCGCCCCCGGCAAGCGCGAGTGTCTGCGGGCGGTGAAGCCAGCGTGA
- the trmB gene encoding tRNA (guanine(46)-N(7))-methyltransferase TrmB, with amino-acid sequence MIFRLGDFHFPDDPARLYPDTPDRPWVLEVGFGDGRFWPHYARTFPEPPNYLGVEISGVSLLKAHRRLKDAGLKNAVLTKLPAEVLVAGVIPHGSLDAIVVNFPDPWPKAGHEEHRLLRVPFFQVAASRLKPGGAVLLTTDHDEYFEFACAQAEASGVMRVERAGPPPAALETKYALKWRDLGLGAQHARFVPTRHDPVPNGAISGGTLVPYSEEDPTVPHAVLTLPADFSPQAFDKQTARGGTWTVVLLDLYATLRRGGWVALAHVVEGDLTQEVLVGITEREDGTHLVRLAKFGGPIITPGVKAAVGAVTQWLEGQGAVVKHRGY; translated from the coding sequence ATGATTTTCCGACTGGGTGACTTCCATTTTCCCGACGACCCCGCCCGCCTCTACCCCGACACCCCGGACCGGCCCTGGGTGCTGGAAGTGGGGTTCGGCGACGGGCGCTTCTGGCCGCACTATGCCCGGACCTTCCCTGAGCCGCCGAATTACCTCGGCGTGGAAATCAGCGGGGTGTCGCTGCTCAAGGCCCACCGCCGCCTCAAGGACGCGGGGCTGAAGAACGCCGTGCTGACCAAGCTGCCCGCCGAGGTGCTGGTCGCCGGGGTGATTCCGCACGGCAGCCTCGACGCCATCGTGGTCAATTTCCCGGACCCCTGGCCCAAAGCCGGACACGAGGAACACCGCCTGCTGCGCGTGCCGTTTTTTCAGGTGGCCGCCAGTCGCCTGAAACCCGGCGGCGCGGTGCTGCTGACCACCGACCACGACGAATATTTCGAGTTCGCCTGCGCCCAGGCCGAGGCCAGCGGCGTCATGCGGGTCGAACGCGCGGGGCCGCCCCCCGCCGCGCTGGAAACCAAGTACGCCCTCAAGTGGCGCGACCTGGGGCTGGGCGCCCAGCACGCCCGCTTCGTGCCCACCCGCCACGACCCTGTTCCCAACGGTGCCATTTCTGGTGGCACCCTCGTCCCTTACTCGGAGGAAGACCCCACTGTGCCCCACGCTGTCCTGACCCTGCCCGCCGATTTTTCGCCTCAAGCCTTCGACAAGCAGACCGCGCGCGGCGGGACGTGGACGGTGGTCCTGCTCGACCTCTACGCCACCTTGCGGCGCGGCGGCTGGGTGGCGCTGGCGCACGTGGTGGAAGGCGACCTGACCCAGGAAGTGCTGGTCGGCATCACCGAGCGCGAGGACGGCACGCACCTCGTCCGGCTCGCCAAATTCGGCGGCCCCATCATCACCCCGGGCGTCAAGGCGGCGGTGGGCGCGGTGACGCAGTGGCTGGAAGGCCAGGGCGCGGTCGTCAAGCACCGGGGGTACTGA
- a CDS encoding RluA family pseudouridine synthase translates to MPLNAGYAYVSPIQRGGVTVLDFLAGEFRHSDRATWAARLAAGEVEVDGVTAGGDETLRPGQTLVWHRPPWDEPEVPLHFDVPYQDADLLAVSKPSGLPTVPGGGFLEHTLLHRVRRDWPGASPLHRLGRGTSGLVLFSLTPQAGAALLRDWRGGRVRKVYRALSAGVAGQDEYDLTAPIGPVPHPRLGEVFAASRAGKASHSRARVLERRSDTTLLEVEIFTGRPHQIRIHLASAGLPLAGDPLYLSGGLPRPEALPGDLGYRLHAWQLTLTHPRSGAPLRLLAPAPPELSTSAETA, encoded by the coding sequence GTGCCCCTGAACGCCGGTTATGCCTATGTCTCCCCCATCCAGCGCGGCGGCGTGACCGTGCTCGACTTCCTGGCGGGCGAGTTCCGCCACTCGGACCGCGCGACGTGGGCAGCGCGGCTGGCGGCGGGCGAGGTGGAGGTGGACGGCGTGACCGCAGGAGGCGACGAAACGCTGCGGCCCGGGCAAACGCTCGTCTGGCACCGCCCGCCCTGGGACGAACCCGAGGTGCCGCTGCACTTCGACGTGCCGTATCAGGACGCCGACCTGCTCGCCGTCTCCAAGCCCTCCGGCCTGCCGACGGTGCCGGGCGGCGGGTTTCTGGAACACACGCTTCTCCACCGGGTGCGCCGGGACTGGCCGGGGGCCTCGCCGCTGCACCGCCTCGGGCGCGGGACTTCGGGGCTGGTGCTGTTTTCGCTGACGCCGCAGGCAGGCGCGGCGCTGCTGCGCGACTGGCGCGGGGGCCGGGTGCGGAAGGTCTACCGGGCGCTGAGCGCGGGCGTGGCCGGGCAGGACGAGTACGACCTCACCGCGCCCATCGGCCCGGTGCCGCATCCACGCCTGGGAGAAGTGTTCGCGGCGAGTCGGGCGGGCAAAGCGTCGCACTCCCGGGCGCGGGTGCTGGAACGGCGAAGTGACACGACGCTGCTCGAAGTCGAGATTTTCACCGGACGGCCCCACCAGATTCGCATTCACCTCGCCTCGGCGGGGCTGCCGCTGGCGGGCGACCCGCTGTACCTCAGCGGCGGCCTGCCCCGCCCGGAGGCGCTGCCGGGCGACCTGGGCTACCGGCTGCACGCCTGGCAGCTCACGCTGACGCACCCGCGCAGCGGCGCTCCCCTGCGGCTGCTCGCGCCGGCGCCCCCCGAACTGTCCACGTCTGCCGAAACCGCCTGA
- a CDS encoding Hsp20/alpha crystallin family protein encodes MSQSNNEAGKPVLARLQHLMTLREEVETLAHGGPWTPAADWRDAGTHLELLLDVPGVDPASLALEEDGGQLTVSGERQDAAGEGRPLLSRERPSGRFSRLLSFPEPVRPESGDATLVGGVLTVRFEKLHPTIDVTAHPAPGNG; translated from the coding sequence ATGTCGCAGAGCAACAACGAAGCAGGCAAACCCGTCCTGGCGAGGCTGCAACACCTGATGACGCTGCGCGAGGAAGTCGAAACCCTGGCGCACGGCGGCCCCTGGACCCCCGCCGCCGACTGGCGCGACGCCGGCACCCACCTCGAACTGCTGCTGGACGTGCCCGGCGTGGACCCGGCGAGCCTCGCGCTCGAAGAGGACGGCGGGCAACTCACCGTCAGCGGCGAGCGGCAGGACGCCGCCGGGGAAGGCCGCCCCCTGCTCAGCCGCGAACGTCCCAGTGGCCGCTTCAGCCGCTTGCTGTCTTTTCCCGAGCCGGTGCGCCCCGAGTCGGGCGACGCGACTCTGGTGGGCGGCGTCCTGACAGTGCGCTTCGAGAAACTGCACCCCACCATCGACGTGACCGCTCACCCGGCACCCGGCAACGGCTGA
- a CDS encoding ParA family protein: MPKVIAITSEKGGVGKSTLAVHLSGALAERGLAVTLIDEDGRVGSSLRWARRREEGLGFPVVEAEEVKPKKLADLDAVVIDTEGRPRRKDLRELAERADLILIPSGVTALELESTRELLDFFEDEDAARRVRVVLTRVPPTGQAADAARDDLREDGWTVCNTMLRTYAAYQKAAELGVLCRDVRDPRAAQAWDDVRRLAREVL; this comes from the coding sequence ATGCCGAAAGTCATTGCCATCACGTCAGAGAAAGGCGGCGTGGGCAAAAGCACGCTGGCAGTCCACCTCAGCGGCGCCCTGGCCGAGCGCGGCCTCGCCGTGACCCTCATCGACGAGGACGGGCGGGTGGGCAGTTCGCTGCGCTGGGCACGCCGCCGTGAAGAGGGCCTGGGGTTCCCGGTCGTAGAAGCCGAGGAGGTCAAGCCCAAGAAGCTGGCCGACCTCGACGCCGTCGTCATCGACACCGAGGGGCGGCCCAGGCGCAAGGACCTGCGTGAGCTGGCAGAGCGGGCCGACCTGATTCTCATTCCCAGCGGGGTCACGGCGCTGGAACTCGAATCCACCCGCGAACTGCTCGACTTTTTCGAGGACGAGGACGCCGCCCGCCGGGTCCGGGTGGTGCTGACCCGTGTGCCGCCCACCGGACAGGCCGCCGACGCCGCCCGCGACGACCTGCGCGAGGACGGCTGGACCGTGTGCAACACCATGCTGCGCACCTACGCCGCCTACCAGAAGGCCGCCGAACTCGGCGTGCTGTGCCGCGACGTGCGTGATCCCCGCGCGGCACAGGCCTGGGACGACGTGCGCCGCCTCGCCCGAGAGGTGCTCTGA
- the miaA gene encoding tRNA (adenosine(37)-N6)-dimethylallyltransferase MiaA has product MSAPVIPMLTAPTAAGKTALALRLAQEAGLEIVAADALTVYRGLDIGTAKPTPEERASAAHHLIDVVDVTQSYDVAQYVAQAEAAVSDILARGRLPLVVGGTGFYLSALMRGLPLTPPSDPQARAGLEAELRERGLDALLADIERVSPAEAARMERNPRRVVRALEVWRATGRFPGEFGHSPPAFRYEVFAFSPPADELEGRVQRRTEAMLRGGWPQEAQWLAGQVPPEQTPRPTVWQALGYAEALAVARGHLSRADAQAAIALATRQYGKRQLTWMRRQLGAEVQAPEEAEQNLRAFLGLT; this is encoded by the coding sequence ATGTCTGCCCCGGTGATTCCCATGCTGACCGCCCCCACCGCTGCGGGCAAAACGGCGCTCGCGCTGCGGCTGGCGCAGGAGGCCGGACTGGAAATCGTCGCCGCCGACGCCTTGACCGTCTACCGGGGGCTGGACATCGGCACCGCCAAGCCCACCCCGGAGGAGCGGGCGAGCGCGGCGCACCACCTGATCGACGTGGTGGACGTGACGCAGAGCTATGACGTGGCGCAGTACGTCGCGCAGGCCGAGGCCGCCGTCTCGGACATCCTGGCGCGGGGCCGCTTGCCTCTGGTGGTGGGGGGCACCGGGTTTTACCTCAGTGCGCTGATGCGGGGGCTGCCGCTCACGCCGCCGAGCGACCCGCAGGCCCGCGCTGGCCTGGAAGCCGAGTTGCGTGAGCGCGGGCTGGACGCGCTGCTGGCCGACATCGAGCGCGTCAGCCCTGCCGAGGCCGCCCGCATGGAGCGCAACCCCCGCCGGGTGGTCCGGGCGCTGGAGGTCTGGCGGGCCACCGGGCGCTTTCCCGGCGAGTTCGGCCATTCGCCGCCCGCCTTTCGCTACGAGGTCTTCGCCTTCTCGCCCCCTGCCGACGAACTGGAAGGGCGGGTGCAGCGCCGCACCGAGGCCATGCTGCGCGGGGGCTGGCCGCAGGAGGCGCAGTGGCTCGCCGGGCAGGTGCCGCCCGAGCAGACGCCGCGCCCGACGGTGTGGCAGGCGCTGGGCTACGCCGAGGCGCTGGCGGTGGCACGGGGCCACCTGAGCCGGGCGGACGCGCAGGCGGCCATTGCCCTGGCGACCCGGCAGTACGGCAAGCGGCAGCTCACCTGGATGCGCCGCCAACTCGGGGCCGAGGTGCAGGCGCCGGAGGAAGCGGAGCAGAACTTGCGGGCCTTTTTAGGCCTCACCTGA
- the glgC gene encoding glucose-1-phosphate adenylyltransferase: MKPRILGMILAGGQGSRLAPLTQKRSKPAVPFGSKYRIIDFAINNFINSGMFSVYVLTQYKAQSLTEHIQRGWRFGTFLSDYFITLVPAQMYRFEELGNAWYRGTADAVYQNMHLIENYEADYVAIFSGDHIYKMNVEHMLGKHIEARADITIAAYPMPRAQAHQFGVMQVDERWRVTEFHEKVPDPPAIPGDPDTSLTSMGNYIFSRRALEELLEASISGQETGYDFGHNVIPRALSDGYHVQAYDFHKNPIPGQDRPNTYWRDVGTLDAYFEANMDLVSVNPEFDIYNPEWPLRTSSEFSPPAKFVHESEGRKGQAFNSIMAGGTIISGGTVRDSVLGRGVRTHSYSLVESCVLFDEVQVGRHSHLHRVIVDKDVVIPPGTTIGLNPDQDAERGFTVTESGVVVVPKGYVF; this comes from the coding sequence ATGAAACCACGTATTCTCGGCATGATTCTCGCTGGCGGTCAGGGGTCGCGTCTGGCCCCGCTGACCCAGAAGCGTTCCAAGCCCGCCGTGCCGTTCGGCAGCAAGTACCGCATCATCGACTTCGCCATCAACAACTTCATCAACTCGGGCATGTTCTCGGTCTACGTGCTGACCCAGTACAAGGCGCAGAGCCTCACCGAGCACATCCAGCGCGGCTGGCGCTTCGGCACGTTCCTGAGCGACTACTTCATCACGCTCGTTCCGGCGCAGATGTACCGCTTTGAAGAACTCGGCAACGCGTGGTACCGGGGCACCGCCGACGCCGTGTACCAGAACATGCACCTCATCGAGAACTACGAAGCCGACTACGTGGCGATTTTTTCCGGTGACCACATCTACAAGATGAACGTGGAGCACATGCTGGGAAAACACATCGAGGCGCGGGCCGATATCACCATCGCCGCTTACCCGATGCCCCGCGCTCAGGCGCACCAGTTCGGCGTGATGCAGGTGGACGAACGCTGGCGCGTGACCGAGTTCCACGAGAAGGTGCCCGACCCGCCCGCCATTCCCGGTGACCCCGACACCAGCCTGACCAGCATGGGCAACTACATCTTCAGCCGCCGGGCGCTTGAAGAACTGCTCGAGGCCAGCATCAGCGGGCAGGAAACCGGCTACGACTTCGGCCACAACGTGATTCCCCGCGCCCTGTCCGACGGTTACCACGTGCAGGCCTACGACTTTCACAAAAACCCGATTCCCGGTCAGGACCGCCCCAACACCTACTGGCGCGACGTGGGCACGCTCGACGCCTATTTCGAGGCCAACATGGACCTGGTGTCGGTCAACCCCGAGTTCGACATCTACAACCCCGAGTGGCCGCTGCGCACCAGCAGCGAGTTCTCGCCGCCCGCCAAATTCGTCCACGAGTCCGAGGGGCGCAAGGGGCAGGCGTTCAACTCCATCATGGCCGGGGGCACCATCATCAGCGGCGGCACCGTGCGCGACAGCGTGCTCGGGCGCGGCGTCCGCACCCACTCCTACTCGCTGGTCGAGAGCTGCGTGCTGTTCGACGAGGTGCAGGTGGGCCGGCACTCGCACCTGCACCGGGTCATCGTGGACAAGGACGTGGTGATTCCGCCCGGCACCACCATCGGCCTGAACCCCGACCAGGACGCCGAACGCGGCTTTACCGTGACCGAAAGCGGCGTGGTCGTGGTGCCCAAGGGCTACGTGTTCTGA
- a CDS encoding isocitrate/isopropylmalate dehydrogenase family protein, whose amino-acid sequence MAKYRICLIEGDGIGHEVIPAAKRVLDAAGFDAEYVHAEAGYEYFLDHGTSVPQATYDAVESTDATLFGAATSPSGEKPAGFFGAIRHLRQKYNLYANVRPTRTRPVPHSYENVDLVIVRENTQGLYVEQERIYGDTAIADTVITRGASDRIGKFAAELAMKRGKRLTVVHKSNVLPVTQGLFMNTILDHAKTVEGLTTNTMIVDNAAMQLVRNPQQFDVMVMTNMFGDILSDLAAGLVGGLGIAASGNVGDKFGIFESVHGSAPDIAGQGVSNPTATILAAVIMLDHLGDHETARRLDHAINKVLAEGPRTRDLGGTAGTKEFTDAVIQALA is encoded by the coding sequence ATGGCGAAATACCGCATTTGTTTGATTGAAGGCGACGGCATCGGCCACGAGGTCATTCCTGCCGCCAAGCGCGTGCTGGACGCGGCAGGCTTCGACGCCGAGTATGTCCACGCCGAGGCGGGCTACGAATACTTCCTCGACCACGGCACCAGCGTGCCCCAGGCCACGTACGACGCGGTGGAATCCACCGACGCGACCCTGTTCGGGGCGGCGACCAGCCCCAGCGGAGAAAAGCCCGCCGGGTTCTTCGGGGCGATTCGCCACCTGCGCCAGAAGTACAACCTGTACGCCAACGTCAGGCCCACCCGCACCCGCCCGGTGCCGCACTCCTACGAAAACGTGGACCTCGTCATCGTGCGCGAAAACACCCAGGGCCTCTATGTGGAGCAGGAGCGCATCTACGGTGACACCGCGATTGCCGACACCGTGATCACACGCGGGGCCAGCGACCGCATCGGCAAGTTCGCCGCCGAGCTTGCCATGAAGCGCGGCAAGCGCCTGACCGTCGTTCACAAGTCCAACGTGCTGCCCGTCACGCAGGGCCTGTTCATGAACACGATTCTGGACCACGCCAAGACGGTGGAGGGCCTGACCACGAACACCATGATCGTGGACAACGCCGCCATGCAACTGGTGCGCAACCCGCAGCAGTTCGACGTGATGGTCATGACCAACATGTTCGGCGACATCCTCTCCGACCTCGCCGCCGGGCTGGTGGGCGGGCTGGGCATCGCCGCTTCGGGCAACGTGGGCGACAAGTTCGGCATCTTCGAGTCGGTCCACGGCTCGGCCCCCGACATCGCCGGTCAGGGCGTGTCCAACCCCACCGCCACCATCCTGGCCGCTGTCATCATGCTCGACCACCTCGGCGACCATGAAACGGCCCGCCGCCTCGACCACGCCATCAACAAGGTCCTGGCCGAAGGTCCGCGCACCCGTGACCTCGGCGGCACCGCCGGTACGAAGGAATTCACCGACGCCGTCATCCAGGCGCTGGCGTAA
- the gluQRS gene encoding tRNA glutamyl-Q(34) synthetase GluQRS: MTVTGRFAPSPTGAMHLGNARTALLAWLHSRAHGGRHLLRFEDLDAGRVRPWAYDLTRRDLAWLGLDWDEEFRQSGRLDLYAAALSRLDTYPCTCTRKEVLAAIQDSAGAPHGEEAVYPGTCRAGSVHPQRPAARRWRVPDAESCVTDALTGKTLCQWLPRDVGDFVLRRNDGVYAYHLAVVVDDALMGVTDVLRGADLWTASPRQAALHRALGFTPPRFLHVPLLTDYRGERLAKRGGAPPLSEWRERGEAPGRVLADLARSLPWPEFQAVPQEVTATELLPLWAAVLSRQVLAR, from the coding sequence ATGACCGTCACGGGCCGCTTCGCGCCGAGTCCCACCGGGGCCATGCACCTGGGCAACGCCCGCACGGCGCTGCTGGCGTGGCTGCATTCGCGCGCGCACGGCGGGCGGCACCTGCTGCGCTTCGAGGACCTCGATGCCGGGCGGGTGCGTCCCTGGGCCTACGACCTGACCCGGCGCGACCTGGCGTGGCTGGGGCTGGACTGGGACGAGGAATTCCGGCAGTCCGGGCGCCTGGACCTCTACGCGGCGGCGCTCTCACGGCTGGACACCTACCCCTGCACCTGCACCCGCAAGGAAGTGCTGGCGGCCATCCAGGACAGCGCGGGGGCGCCGCACGGCGAGGAAGCGGTGTACCCCGGCACCTGCCGCGCGGGCAGCGTTCATCCGCAGCGCCCGGCGGCCCGGCGCTGGCGGGTGCCGGACGCCGAAAGCTGTGTGACCGACGCCCTGACCGGCAAGACGCTGTGTCAGTGGCTGCCGCGTGACGTGGGCGACTTCGTGCTGCGCCGCAACGACGGGGTATACGCCTACCACCTCGCCGTGGTGGTGGACGACGCGCTGATGGGGGTGACCGACGTGCTGCGCGGCGCCGACCTGTGGACCGCCAGTCCCCGGCAGGCCGCGCTGCACCGGGCGCTGGGGTTCACCCCGCCCCGCTTTCTGCACGTGCCGCTGCTGACCGACTACCGGGGCGAACGCCTCGCCAAACGGGGCGGCGCACCCCCGCTCAGCGAGTGGCGGGAGCGCGGCGAGGCGCCGGGGCGGGTGCTCGCCGACCTTGCCCGGTCCCTGCCCTGGCCCGAGTTTCAGGCCGTGCCCCAGGAAGTCACGGCCACCGAGTTGTTGCCCCTCTGGGCGGCGGTGCTGTCCCGGCAGGTGCTGGCCCGGTAG
- a CDS encoding FAD-dependent oxidoreductase: MTQGPPIFGPLSPRSQPQPGHLYDVAVVGAGLSGTELAWRLAHAGRDVLLVSQALDSLGNLYQPTVAGADFPPGSVFAQVASQMAPDVDGWTFHRRLKAEIEGTSGIHLLQSCVTALDETEEQVTLSTWEGPQLRARTVVLAVGSFLKGRLLIGETMEDAGRLSEVAYDGLADDLILSGVWLVGAEATARGVEGAPDYDVRFLTPAPSELDGFRVGRLDRVRMLGQCTPGTHTYRSVLEDAARLAEELSGEWTQEGGA, encoded by the coding sequence ATGACCCAAGGCCCTCCCATCTTTGGCCCCCTCTCGCCCCGCAGCCAGCCGCAGCCGGGGCACCTGTACGACGTGGCGGTGGTCGGCGCGGGCCTCAGCGGCACCGAACTCGCCTGGCGGCTGGCCCACGCGGGCCGGGACGTGCTGCTGGTGTCGCAGGCACTCGACTCGCTCGGCAACCTGTACCAGCCCACTGTTGCGGGCGCCGATTTTCCGCCCGGCAGCGTGTTCGCGCAGGTGGCGTCGCAGATGGCCCCCGACGTGGACGGCTGGACTTTTCACCGGCGGCTCAAGGCCGAAATCGAGGGCACCAGCGGCATTCACCTGCTGCAAAGCTGCGTGACCGCGCTGGATGAAACCGAGGAGCAGGTCACGCTGTCCACCTGGGAAGGCCCGCAGCTCCGCGCCCGGACGGTGGTGCTGGCGGTGGGGTCGTTCCTGAAGGGCCGGCTGCTCATCGGCGAGACGATGGAGGACGCGGGCCGCCTGTCCGAAGTCGCCTACGATGGGCTGGCCGACGACCTGATTCTGAGCGGCGTGTGGCTGGTCGGGGCCGAGGCGACGGCGCGGGGCGTGGAGGGCGCGCCCGATTACGACGTGCGTTTTCTGACCCCCGCCCCCTCGGAACTGGACGGCTTTCGCGTGGGTCGCCTGGACCGGGTGCGGATGCTGGGGCAGTGTACGCCCGGCACCCACACCTACCGCAGCGTGCTGGAAGACGCGGCGCGACTGGCAGAGGAACTCTCGGGCGAATGGACACAGGAGGGCGGCGCATGA
- a CDS encoding NAD(P)/FAD-dependent oxidoreductase: MSAGGEASVRVTVIGGGIAGSSLAYFLSRAGARVTLVDAATHAASHVPAALLNPVRGQSGQVDGRALEGLATTWALLGDLSAAGFVVPHGREGILRPLPDEKTRRKFVGHLPPELPHEWRDVGEFPIAPGWHSALWLPTGGWVDGRAFCAALQRASGAEVLRGRAVQRAGEWFVQDGERLFPLTPQPSTVVLCGGSLGSTWAGERRTHRMGTMLLLDRAPTSFPLSFGAYLSPTARGGALGGTFEAPSPHWQETALPLASLNWLLGKGAALCGLSGLRVTGHWTGSRLSGLKVGRDEAGAWHLSGLGSKGFLLGPLLARELAGQLLSARE; encoded by the coding sequence GTGTCTGCGGGCGGTGAAGCCAGCGTGAGGGTGACCGTCATCGGCGGGGGGATTGCCGGAAGCAGCCTCGCCTATTTTCTGAGCCGGGCCGGAGCGCGGGTGACGCTGGTAGACGCCGCAACGCACGCTGCCAGCCACGTTCCCGCCGCGCTGCTCAACCCGGTGCGCGGGCAGTCGGGGCAGGTGGACGGGCGGGCGCTGGAAGGACTGGCGACCACCTGGGCGCTGCTGGGCGACCTCTCGGCGGCGGGCTTCGTCGTCCCGCACGGGCGGGAAGGCATCCTGCGCCCGCTGCCCGACGAGAAGACCCGGCGCAAGTTCGTGGGCCACCTGCCTCCCGAACTGCCCCACGAATGGCGCGACGTGGGCGAGTTTCCCATCGCTCCCGGCTGGCACTCGGCGCTGTGGCTGCCGACCGGGGGCTGGGTGGACGGGCGGGCATTTTGCGCGGCGCTGCAACGGGCAAGCGGGGCCGAAGTGCTGCGGGGCCGCGCCGTTCAGCGGGCGGGGGAATGGTTCGTGCAGGACGGCGAGCGTCTTTTTCCTCTCACCCCTCAGCCTTCGACCGTCGTCCTGTGCGGCGGTTCCCTCGGCTCGACCTGGGCGGGCGAGCGGCGCACGCACCGCATGGGCACGATGCTGCTGCTCGACCGCGCTCCCACCTCCTTTCCCCTCAGTTTCGGGGCCTACCTCTCGCCCACGGCGCGGGGCGGGGCGCTCGGCGGCACCTTCGAAGCGCCTTCCCCGCACTGGCAGGAGACTGCGCTCCCGCTGGCCTCGCTGAACTGGCTGCTGGGCAAGGGCGCGGCGCTGTGCGGCCTGTCCGGCCTGCGCGTCACGGGCCACTGGACCGGCTCGCGCCTGAGCGGGCTGAAGGTGGGCCGGGACGAAGCGGGCGCATGGCACCTGAGCGGCCTGGGCAGCAAGGGCTTTTTGCTGGGGCCGCTGCTGGCCCGCGAACTGGCCGGGCAACTCCTCTCCGCCCGGGAATAA
- a CDS encoding class I SAM-dependent methyltransferase has protein sequence MPTFPDVTFPDLTITDAPLSDILPAVRRLLIDGGEAVLDVPDPDLGLGLYAGERSPAGRYRSWQTWADLAELLGAHLLTPERLPGGRVRVRLRAHTPRPDPDAQGYGAGEWARVDKLEDPVFVFTLVEALRRVGPPPGGRVLALGVGGGHELDVLALAFPGRDFAVLGADIEPQALDRARARHPAGDFRVLDVNTLPRPDLGRFDLVLSLSLLQSPGVRTDALLAALVRHHLTPGGGLVLGFPNARYRDGTLSYGARVRNFVRPDLSLLMADVTDARRRLQKYGFKVFVTGKYEVLVTAILAGSKTPEGLEL, from the coding sequence GTGCCGACCTTTCCTGACGTGACCTTTCCCGACCTGACCATCACCGACGCGCCGCTGTCCGACATTCTCCCCGCTGTGCGCCGCTTGCTCATCGACGGGGGCGAAGCCGTGCTGGACGTGCCCGACCCCGACCTGGGCCTGGGCCTCTACGCCGGGGAACGCTCGCCAGCAGGCCGTTACCGTTCCTGGCAGACCTGGGCCGACCTCGCCGAGTTGCTGGGGGCGCACCTGCTCACGCCCGAGCGCTTGCCGGGGGGCCGCGTGCGGGTGCGGCTGCGGGCGCACACGCCCCGGCCCGACCCCGACGCGCAGGGCTACGGCGCGGGCGAGTGGGCGCGGGTGGACAAGCTCGAAGACCCGGTGTTCGTGTTCACGCTGGTGGAGGCGCTGCGCCGGGTGGGACCGCCGCCGGGAGGCCGGGTGCTGGCCCTCGGCGTGGGCGGCGGGCACGAACTGGACGTGCTGGCGCTGGCGTTTCCGGGGCGGGACTTTGCGGTGCTGGGCGCAGACATCGAGCCGCAGGCGCTGGACCGGGCGCGGGCACGGCATCCGGCGGGGGACTTTCGCGTGCTGGACGTGAACACGCTGCCCCGTCCCGACCTGGGCCGCTTCGACCTCGTGCTGAGTCTGAGCCTGCTGCAAAGTCCGGGGGTCAGGACCGACGCGCTGCTCGCCGCCCTCGTCCGGCACCACCTGACGCCGGGCGGCGGGCTGGTGCTCGGCTTTCCGAACGCCCGCTACCGCGACGGGACGCTCAGTTACGGCGCGAGGGTGCGCAATTTCGTCCGGCCCGACCTCAGCCTGCTGATGGCGGACGTGACCGACGCCCGGCGCAGGCTCCAGAAGTACGGCTTCAAGGTCTTCGTGACCGGCAAATACGAGGTGCTGGTGACGGCGATTCTGGCGGGCAGCAAGACACCGGAGGGCCTGGAGCTTTGA